One part of the Helicobacter cetorum MIT 99-5656 genome encodes these proteins:
- a CDS encoding peroxiredoxin: MLVTKLAPDFKAPAVLGNNQIDESFELSKNLGKNGAVLFFWPKDFTFVCPSEIIAFDHRVKDFQEKGFNVIGVSIDSEQVHFAWKNTPVEKGGIGQVSFPMVADITKSISRDYDVLFEEAIALRGSFLIDKNMKVRHAVINDLPLGRNVDEMLRMVDALLFFEEYGEVCPAGWRKGDKGMKATAEGVAEYLKDHADKL, from the coding sequence ATGTTAGTTACAAAACTTGCCCCTGACTTTAAGGCACCAGCTGTTTTAGGCAACAATCAAATTGATGAGAGCTTTGAGCTTTCTAAGAATTTAGGTAAAAATGGTGCCGTTCTTTTTTTCTGGCCAAAGGACTTTACTTTCGTATGCCCTTCAGAAATCATTGCGTTTGACCACAGAGTGAAAGACTTTCAAGAAAAAGGTTTCAATGTAATTGGCGTGTCTATTGATAGCGAGCAAGTGCATTTTGCTTGGAAGAACACCCCTGTAGAAAAAGGTGGCATCGGTCAGGTGTCTTTCCCTATGGTAGCTGATATTACTAAGAGTATTTCTAGAGACTATGATGTATTGTTTGAAGAAGCGATTGCATTGAGAGGTTCTTTCTTGATTGACAAGAATATGAAAGTAAGACACGCAGTTATCAACGACTTGCCACTAGGTAGAAATGTAGATGAAATGCTTCGCATGGTTGATGCACTTTTATTCTTTGAAGAATATGGTGAAGTGTGCCCAGCTGGTTGGAGAAAAGGTGATAAGGGTATGAAAGCTACGGCTGAGGGCGTTGCAGAGTATCTCAAAGACCACGCTGATAAGCTTTAA
- a CDS encoding ABC transporter substrate-binding protein, translating into MLITRFKKALAPYFFMFLISLTLNVSSASVEEIKVKDYFGEQTIQLPISKIVYIGSYVEVPAMLGIWDRVVGISDYAFNSNIVKATLKDPKHIKSMSSDHVAALNIELLKKLSPNLVVTFVGSPKALEHAKKFGISFLSFQERSIKEAMQAIESQAKVLQIDASKKFAKMQETLDFIKERLKNVKKKKGVELFDKPNKVSGHQAISSDILEKGGIDNFGLKYVKFGRAEISMEKMVKENPEIIFIWWISSLKPEDILNNPKFSTIKAIKNKQVYKLPTMDIGGPRAPLISLFIASKAHPEAFKGVDINAIVKDYYKVVFGLSDAEIKPFLWQ; encoded by the coding sequence ATGCTAATCACCCGTTTTAAAAAGGCTCTAGCTCCCTATTTTTTCATGTTTTTGATTTCATTGACCCTGAATGTTTCTAGTGCTTCTGTTGAAGAAATCAAAGTCAAAGACTATTTTGGGGAACAAACCATACAATTACCTATCTCAAAAATAGTTTATATCGGTAGTTATGTAGAAGTGCCCGCAATGCTTGGCATTTGGGATAGGGTTGTAGGCATTTCTGATTACGCTTTCAATTCAAACATTGTAAAAGCCACTCTCAAAGACCCTAAGCATATTAAATCCATGAGTAGCGACCATGTAGCCGCACTCAATATTGAGCTTTTGAAAAAACTTAGTCCTAACTTAGTGGTAACCTTTGTGGGTAGCCCTAAAGCTTTAGAGCATGCTAAGAAATTTGGCATTTCCTTTCTCTCTTTTCAAGAGCGGAGCATTAAGGAAGCTATGCAAGCAATTGAGTCTCAGGCTAAAGTCCTACAAATTGATGCTTCTAAAAAATTTGCAAAAATGCAAGAAACTTTGGATTTTATCAAAGAGCGTTTAAAAAATGTTAAAAAGAAAAAAGGTGTAGAGCTTTTTGACAAGCCCAATAAAGTCAGCGGTCATCAAGCCATTAGCTCGGATATTTTAGAAAAAGGGGGCATTGATAATTTTGGCTTGAAATATGTCAAGTTTGGGCGTGCTGAAATCAGCATGGAGAAAATGGTTAAAGAAAACCCTGAAATCATCTTCATTTGGTGGATAAGTTCGCTTAAACCTGAAGATATTTTAAACAATCCCAAATTTTCTACCATAAAAGCCATAAAGAATAAGCAAGTCTATAAACTCCCCACAATGGATATAGGCGGACCTAGAGCCCCACTCATAAGTCTATTCATCGCTTCAAAAGCCCACCCTGAAGCCTTTAAAGGCGTAGATATTAATGCGATTGTGAAAGATTATTACAAAGTTGTTTTTGGTTTGAGTGATGCAGAAATTAAACCATTCCTATGGCAATAA
- a CDS encoding FtsW/RodA/SpoVE family cell cycle protein encodes MAMGRNLFFCASLLIFLGVLMSYSLSSYTTIVLYHYGEFHFFIRQLLSAVMGITIMWGLSKLDPNEWFSRLGFLLFFLPLFLTIGMVFLPESLSSSAGGAKRWIRLGFFSLAPLEFLKIGFTFFLAWSLSRTFVLQDKASVKEEFITFVPYSLVFLLLAFVVGVMQNDLGQIILLGAVLAVLLVFSGGSAHLVSLIISGAFAISVLAIVTSAHRILRLKLWWSNLQNTIFTLLPDKLANALKVSDLPESYQVFHAGNAMHNGGLLGQGLGLGQIKLGFLSEVHTDMVLAGIAEEWGFLGLCVCVMLFVVLLVLVFRIANRLKEPKYALFCVGVVLLLGFSFVINAFGVGGIFPIKGLAVPFLSYGGSSLLANCVAIGLVLSLARYAKG; translated from the coding sequence ATGGCTATGGGTAGAAATTTGTTTTTTTGTGCTTCGTTGTTGATTTTTTTAGGGGTGTTGATGAGCTATTCGCTTTCAAGTTACACCACAATAGTGTTGTATCATTATGGGGAGTTCCACTTTTTCATACGACAGCTTTTGAGTGCTGTGATGGGAATTACTATTATGTGGGGATTGTCTAAATTAGACCCTAATGAATGGTTTAGTCGTTTGGGATTCTTGCTATTCTTTCTTCCATTATTCTTAACCATTGGCATGGTTTTTTTGCCAGAAAGCCTTTCAAGTAGTGCAGGGGGAGCGAAGCGTTGGATTCGTTTGGGTTTTTTCTCTCTAGCCCCTTTGGAGTTTTTAAAAATTGGTTTTACCTTTTTTCTTGCGTGGAGTTTGTCTCGCACCTTTGTATTACAGGATAAAGCCAGCGTAAAAGAAGAATTTATTACTTTCGTGCCTTACTCACTTGTTTTTTTGCTCTTAGCGTTTGTGGTTGGGGTTATGCAAAATGATTTGGGACAGATTATCCTTTTGGGGGCAGTTTTGGCGGTGTTATTAGTCTTTTCTGGGGGGAGTGCACACTTGGTTAGTCTGATTATTTCGGGGGCATTTGCTATTAGTGTTTTAGCGATTGTTACAAGCGCTCATAGGATTTTGCGTTTGAAATTGTGGTGGTCTAATTTACAAAACACCATTTTTACGCTCTTGCCAGATAAGTTAGCGAACGCTCTTAAGGTTAGCGATTTGCCAGAATCCTATCAAGTCTTTCATGCGGGTAATGCGATGCATAATGGGGGGTTGCTTGGGCAGGGGCTAGGACTAGGGCAAATCAAACTTGGGTTTTTGAGCGAAGTGCATACAGACATGGTTTTAGCTGGAATTGCGGAAGAATGGGGTTTTTTGGGGCTATGTGTTTGTGTTATGTTATTTGTTGTTTTGCTTGTGTTGGTATTTAGAATTGCTAATCGCTTGAAAGAACCAAAATATGCGTTGTTTTGCGTGGGGGTGGTGTTATTGTTAGGGTTTTCTTTTGTGATTAATGCTTTTGGAGTGGGGGGGATCTTTCCTATTAAAGGTCTAGCGGTGCCGTTTTTGAGCTATGGGGGCAGTTCGCTTCTGGCTAATTGTGTTGCTATCGGACTAGTTCTTAGCCTTGCACGATATGCTAAGGGCTAA
- the flgB gene encoding flagellar basal body rod protein FlgB translates to MDFSKAFGLVYKALDYRALRQDMIASNIANVDTPFYRPRDLDFESVLAEKKAEIFENQSAKDLSLAHTDPRHLDFENSINHGASLFYRDGHLAKNDGNSVDLDIETSEMGKNSTMYLALSTALKKYRSVVNYAIDSSKNL, encoded by the coding sequence ATGGATTTTTCTAAGGCATTTGGGCTTGTTTATAAAGCATTAGATTATAGGGCTTTGCGTCAAGATATGATTGCTTCTAATATTGCTAATGTGGACACGCCTTTTTACAGACCAAGAGATTTAGACTTTGAAAGCGTTTTAGCTGAAAAGAAAGCTGAAATTTTTGAGAACCAGTCTGCTAAAGATTTATCTCTAGCCCACACTGACCCTAGGCATTTAGATTTTGAAAATAGCATTAACCATGGAGCGAGTCTCTTTTACAGAGATGGACATTTAGCTAAAAATGATGGCAATAGCGTGGACTTAGACATTGAAACGAGCGAAATGGGTAAAAACTCCACCATGTATTTAGCCCTAAGTACAGCGTTAAAAAAATATCGTAGCGTAGTGAATTACGCAATTGATTCTAGCAAGAATTTATAA
- the flgC gene encoding flagellar basal body rod protein FlgC yields the protein MFLSSFDISGYGLSAQRLRANLISSNIANANTTRTSEGGPYRRQEAVFKAFDFNEILNQKLTQNNKVIPYEDPLNEGDDSPLIPITSVVVDKIVRDDNEPLMKYDPSHPDANAQGYVAYPNVNAVVEMADLVEATRAYQANVAAFQSAKNMAHNAIGMLQT from the coding sequence ATGTTCTTATCCTCTTTTGATATTAGTGGTTATGGCTTGTCTGCTCAACGCTTAAGAGCCAATCTTATTTCTTCTAACATTGCCAACGCTAACACTACTCGCACAAGCGAAGGGGGTCCCTACAGGAGACAAGAAGCGGTATTCAAAGCTTTTGATTTCAATGAGATTTTGAATCAAAAACTCACTCAAAATAATAAGGTCATCCCCTATGAAGACCCCTTAAACGAAGGCGATGATAGTCCTTTAATCCCTATTACAAGCGTGGTTGTGGATAAGATTGTGCGTGATGATAACGAGCCTTTGATGAAATACGACCCCAGCCATCCTGATGCTAACGCTCAAGGCTATGTGGCTTACCCCAATGTGAATGCGGTCGTTGAAATGGCGGATTTAGTGGAAGCTACTAGGGCGTATCAAGCTAATGTTGCTGCCTTTCAAAGCGCTAAAAATATGGCACACAATGCCATAGGCATGCTACAAACTTAA
- the fliE gene encoding flagellar hook-basal body complex protein FliE — protein sequence MQAIHNDKSLLNPFSELNTDNRAKREEAGSAFREQKGGEFSKLLKQSINELNNTQEQSDKALADMATGQIKDLHQAAIAIGRAETSMKLMLEVRNKAISAYKELLRTQI from the coding sequence ATGCAAGCTATACATAATGACAAAAGCTTATTAAACCCTTTCTCTGAGCTTAATACGGACAATAGAGCCAAAAGAGAGGAAGCAGGCAGTGCCTTTAGAGAACAAAAAGGTGGGGAGTTTTCCAAACTACTCAAGCAATCTATCAATGAGCTTAACAACACTCAAGAGCAGTCTGATAAGGCGTTGGCAGATATGGCAACGGGGCAGATTAAAGATTTGCACCAAGCGGCCATTGCGATAGGGAGGGCTGAAACAAGCATGAAGCTCATGCTTGAAGTGCGTAACAAAGCTATCAGTGCCTATAAAGAACTCTTAAGAACCCAAATCTAA